In Panacibacter ginsenosidivorans, the following proteins share a genomic window:
- a CDS encoding VCBS repeat-containing protein, translating to MALFISLLLLTSCNNNAPTVTNTLFEKLDASYTHINFSNDLQYDAKFNIYTYRNFYNGGGVAIGDINNDSLPDIFFTANMLPNKLYLNKGNMQFEDITEKAGIGKIGKWSTGVSMADINGDGFLDIYVCNSGDIKGDNRQNELYINNGNGTFAEKAHEYGLDDKGLSTHAAFFDYDHDGDLDMFLLNNSFKAIGSFNLQRNERNIRDSIGGDKLFRNDGHHFTDVSAQAGIYGSVIGFGLGVTVGDVNNDGWQDIYVSNDFFERDYLYINKHDGTFKEDLENEMMSISNASMGADMADINNDGNPDIFVTEMLPEDDASLKTKTTFENWDKYQLDLKYDYYHQFTRNMLQLNNGSAYSAKGGQREVNFSEIGRFANVSATDWSWGALITDLDNDGKKDIFIANGIYQDLTNEDYIQYVSNENFYRQVVEGKADFKKLIDLIPSTPISNYAYSNNGDLTFTNKSKEWGLSQPGFSNGSAYGDLDNDGDLDLVVNNVNMPCFIYRNEAVQQHPENKFLQIKLEGDGSNTFGIGAKVTVHYNNTMAYQEQMPMRGFESTVDTRLTFGLGKTAKIDSVAVVWNDGKTNILKDVKPNQLLTIKQKDAVLPPVNHQPAADKTIFTIEHDHYGIGFTHKENDFVDFDRDRLIFHMLSTQGPRMAKGDVNKDGLDDIYICGAKDQSGVLYIQTKEGSFKKSNETLLAKDAVSEDTDALFFDADGDGDEDLYVCSGGNEFSPNSTALIDRLYINDGRGNFTKSPQVLPSYIFESSSCVTAADYDADGDIDLFVGVRLKPFSYGYPCKGYILQNNGKGIFTDVTNTAAPELLKAGMVTDARWFDYDKDNKPDLVMAGEYMPVKIFHNEGGKLKEVTATLNMQNTNGWWNRIQIADVNNDGYPDIIAANHGLNSRFRATQQKPVCMYAADFGNNGTIQQIVTCYNGDSAYPMVLRHDLVAVLPALKKKYLKYESYKNQTIEDIFSKEQLDSATKLEAYTMQSTVFINNKNASFTAKPLPASAQLSCMYAIAAADFDKDGNTDILMGGNFYESKPEAGIYDASYATVLKGDGKGNFTSLTPQQSGISIKGAVRDMQLIKKGKKELIIVAKNNAPVEIIDVQ from the coding sequence ATGGCTTTATTTATATCATTACTCTTACTAACATCCTGTAATAACAATGCACCGACAGTTACCAATACTTTATTTGAAAAACTAGATGCTTCTTATACGCATATTAATTTCAGTAATGATCTTCAATACGATGCTAAATTCAATATTTATACATACAGAAATTTTTATAATGGGGGTGGCGTGGCAATAGGCGATATTAATAATGACAGTTTACCCGATATTTTTTTTACGGCTAATATGTTGCCTAATAAGCTATACCTAAACAAAGGTAATATGCAGTTCGAGGATATTACAGAAAAAGCAGGCATAGGTAAAATCGGAAAATGGTCAACGGGTGTAAGTATGGCCGATATAAATGGAGATGGTTTTCTTGATATATATGTGTGCAACAGTGGCGATATAAAAGGCGATAACAGGCAGAACGAATTATATATTAATAATGGTAATGGAACTTTTGCTGAGAAGGCACATGAGTATGGTTTAGATGATAAAGGTCTTTCCACGCATGCGGCCTTCTTTGACTATGATCACGATGGGGATCTTGATATGTTTCTGCTCAATAATTCTTTTAAAGCTATTGGTAGTTTTAATCTTCAGCGAAATGAAAGAAATATTCGTGATTCAATTGGTGGTGATAAACTCTTTCGCAATGATGGTCATCATTTCACAGATGTAAGTGCACAAGCTGGCATCTATGGAAGCGTGATAGGTTTTGGTTTGGGTGTTACCGTCGGTGATGTGAACAATGATGGCTGGCAGGATATCTATGTATCCAATGATTTTTTTGAACGGGATTATCTTTATATAAACAAGCATGACGGAACCTTTAAAGAAGACCTCGAAAATGAAATGATGAGTATAAGCAATGCTTCTATGGGTGCAGATATGGCAGACATTAACAACGATGGTAACCCCGATATTTTTGTTACAGAAATGCTTCCTGAAGATGATGCAAGCCTCAAAACGAAAACAACATTCGAAAACTGGGATAAATATCAACTCGATCTCAAGTATGATTATTATCACCAGTTCACAAGAAACATGCTACAGCTAAACAATGGCTCCGCTTATTCTGCCAAAGGAGGACAAAGAGAGGTTAATTTTAGTGAGATCGGCCGCTTTGCAAACGTAAGTGCAACAGACTGGAGCTGGGGCGCATTAATAACAGATCTTGACAATGATGGAAAGAAAGATATTTTTATAGCCAATGGTATCTACCAGGATCTCACGAATGAAGATTATATACAATATGTCTCTAATGAAAATTTTTATAGACAGGTAGTAGAAGGTAAAGCAGATTTCAAGAAGTTAATTGATTTAATTCCCTCTACTCCAATATCTAATTATGCATACAGTAATAATGGGGACCTGACTTTTACCAACAAGTCAAAGGAATGGGGTTTGTCACAACCTGGTTTCAGCAATGGATCCGCATATGGAGACCTTGACAATGATGGCGATCTTGACCTGGTGGTTAACAATGTAAATATGCCCTGCTTTATTTACAGAAACGAGGCAGTGCAACAACATCCCGAAAACAAATTCCTGCAAATAAAACTCGAAGGTGATGGCAGTAACACATTTGGTATTGGTGCAAAAGTAACTGTGCATTACAATAATACCATGGCTTACCAGGAGCAGATGCCCATGCGTGGCTTTGAATCAACAGTTGATACCAGGCTTACTTTCGGCCTGGGTAAAACAGCAAAGATAGATTCTGTGGCAGTGGTATGGAATGATGGGAAAACAAACATCCTCAAAGATGTAAAACCAAACCAGCTCTTAACTATTAAACAAAAGGATGCGGTTCTGCCTCCCGTCAATCATCAGCCGGCAGCGGATAAAACAATCTTCACTATTGAACATGATCATTACGGCATCGGCTTTACCCATAAAGAAAATGACTTTGTGGATTTTGACCGTGACAGGCTCATCTTCCATATGCTCTCCACGCAAGGACCCAGGATGGCCAAAGGTGATGTGAACAAAGACGGGCTTGATGATATCTATATCTGCGGCGCCAAAGATCAAAGCGGTGTATTATATATTCAAACAAAAGAAGGCAGTTTTAAAAAAAGTAATGAAACGCTGCTTGCAAAAGATGCTGTCAGCGAAGACACAGATGCCTTATTTTTTGATGCAGATGGTGATGGTGATGAAGACCTCTATGTATGCAGCGGGGGTAATGAGTTCTCTCCTAACAGCACAGCCCTGATTGACAGGTTGTACATCAATGATGGCAGGGGCAATTTTACCAAATCTCCACAGGTGCTGCCTTCTTATATTTTTGAAAGCAGCAGTTGTGTAACAGCTGCAGACTATGATGCGGATGGTGACATTGATCTCTTTGTTGGTGTAAGGCTAAAACCTTTCAGTTATGGTTATCCCTGCAAAGGATATATACTGCAGAATAATGGTAAAGGTATTTTCACCGATGTAACAAACACAGCAGCCCCTGAACTCCTGAAAGCAGGTATGGTAACTGATGCCAGGTGGTTTGATTATGATAAAGACAACAAACCGGACCTTGTAATGGCAGGCGAATACATGCCTGTAAAAATATTCCACAATGAAGGCGGTAAATTAAAAGAAGTAACGGCTACACTCAATATGCAAAACACAAATGGCTGGTGGAACAGGATACAAATTGCAGATGTAAACAATGATGGTTACCCCGATATCATTGCCGCTAATCACGGGCTCAACTCAAGGTTCAGGGCAACACAGCAAAAACCCGTATGCATGTATGCAGCAGATTTTGGTAATAATGGTACCATCCAGCAGATTGTAACCTGCTACAACGGTGACAGTGCTTACCCAATGGTATTAAGACATGATCTTGTAGCCGTGTTGCCCGCACTTAAAAAGAAATACCTTAAATACGAAAGCTATAAAAACCAGACTATAGAAGATATATTCTCTAAAGAGCAGTTAGACAGCGCCACAAAACTTGAAGCTTATACAATGCAGAGCACTGTGTTCATAAACAATAAGAATGCATCATTCACTGCAAAACCATTACCCGCATCTGCACAGCTCAGTTGCATGTACGCAATAGCAGCAGCTGATTTTGATAAAGATGGCAACACTGATATACTGATGGGTGGCAATTTTTACGAAAGCAAACCGGAAGCGGGTATTTACGACGCAAGCTATGCCACTGTTTTAAAAGGTGATGGCAAAGGAAACTTTACCTCTCTGACACCTCAACAAAGTGGCATCAGCATCAAAGGCGCAGTGAGGGATATGCAGCTCATTAAAAAAGGAAAAAAAGAATTAATTATTGTAGCAAAAAATAATGCACCTGTTGAAATTATAGATGTACAATAA
- a CDS encoding GMC oxidoreductase has protein sequence MPGDSLNVNNKAAAQNTFDAIVIGSGISGGWAAKELTEKGLKVLMLERGPKFDHITDYKTASKNPWEFEHRGRAPLQYKKDNPVISRDWAMYGTAAQEAIMDYWVKEKDSPYVEVKPFAWWRSYQMGGRSILWGRQSYRWSDLDFEANAKDGIAIDWPIRYKDLEKWYDHVETFAGISGSKEGLSHLPDGQFLPPMDLNCAEKDVADRIKNYYKGQRHMFIGRVANLTKEIPGRTKCQFRNRCWEGCPFGGYFSTQSSTLPAAMATGNLTVRPWSIVTKLIYDKDAKKAKGVEILDAETNKTYEFYSKVVFVNASALNSAWILMNTATDIWPDGLGSSSGELGHNVMDHHYMLGASGLIEGFEDKYYYGRRANGFYIPRFVNMNGDKRDFLRGYGYQGSASRDGWSRDIAELNVGAEFKEALTEPGAWHIGATGFGEILPYHENKIYLSKDVKDKWGLPVLTMDAELKENELKMRKDIIKELTAMFDVAGIKNVTTWDSKVYAVGQGIHEMGTARMGRDEKASVLNGNNQVWDAKNVFITDGAAMVSSACQNPSLTYMALTARAADFAFGELKKGNL, from the coding sequence ATGCCTGGTGATTCATTAAATGTAAACAATAAAGCTGCTGCGCAAAACACGTTCGATGCAATAGTTATAGGCTCGGGCATAAGCGGCGGATGGGCTGCAAAAGAGTTGACTGAAAAAGGTTTGAAAGTATTAATGCTCGAACGCGGGCCAAAATTTGATCATATTACCGACTATAAAACAGCGAGTAAAAATCCATGGGAATTTGAACATCGTGGACGTGCACCATTGCAGTACAAAAAAGATAATCCTGTTATATCAAGAGATTGGGCAATGTATGGAACAGCGGCACAGGAGGCCATCATGGATTATTGGGTAAAGGAAAAAGATTCTCCATATGTGGAGGTAAAACCTTTTGCATGGTGGCGCTCTTATCAAATGGGTGGCCGCTCTATTTTGTGGGGCAGGCAAAGTTACCGTTGGAGCGATCTTGATTTTGAAGCCAACGCCAAAGATGGTATTGCTATTGACTGGCCCATACGCTATAAAGATTTGGAAAAGTGGTATGATCATGTTGAAACCTTTGCAGGCATCAGTGGGAGTAAGGAAGGATTGTCTCATTTACCTGATGGACAATTTCTGCCACCAATGGATTTGAATTGTGCAGAGAAAGATGTTGCAGACAGAATAAAAAATTATTATAAAGGGCAACGCCATATGTTCATTGGCCGCGTTGCAAATCTTACAAAAGAAATTCCTGGCAGAACAAAATGTCAATTCAGAAATCGTTGCTGGGAAGGGTGTCCTTTTGGTGGATATTTCAGCACACAATCATCAACGTTGCCTGCAGCAATGGCAACAGGGAATTTAACTGTGCGGCCATGGAGTATAGTTACCAAACTTATTTACGATAAAGATGCCAAGAAAGCAAAAGGTGTAGAGATATTAGACGCGGAAACAAATAAGACTTATGAGTTTTATTCAAAAGTTGTTTTTGTAAACGCATCTGCATTAAACAGCGCATGGATACTTATGAACACTGCAACAGATATTTGGCCTGATGGCCTGGGCAGTAGCAGCGGAGAGCTTGGTCATAATGTAATGGATCATCATTACATGTTAGGTGCAAGTGGTTTGATAGAAGGCTTTGAAGACAAGTATTATTATGGCAGACGTGCAAATGGGTTTTATATTCCACGTTTTGTAAATATGAACGGCGATAAGCGTGATTTTCTGCGTGGCTATGGTTACCAGGGCAGTGCAAGCCGCGATGGATGGAGCCGCGACATTGCAGAACTCAATGTGGGTGCAGAATTCAAGGAAGCATTAACTGAGCCCGGTGCATGGCATATTGGTGCTACAGGTTTTGGTGAGATACTGCCTTATCATGAAAATAAAATTTATTTAAGCAAAGATGTAAAAGACAAATGGGGCTTGCCTGTGCTTACCATGGATGCCGAGTTGAAAGAAAATGAATTAAAAATGCGCAAAGACATCATCAAAGAACTTACTGCTATGTTTGATGTGGCAGGTATAAAAAATGTTACTACGTGGGATAGTAAAGTTTATGCTGTTGGCCAGGGCATTCACGAAATGGGCACAGCACGCATGGGCCGGGATGAAAAAGCTTCTGTACTCAATGGCAACAACCAGGTTTGGGATGCAAAGAATGTTTTTATAACAGATGGTGCGGCCATGGTCAGCAGCGCATGCCAGAATCCTTCACTCACCTACATGGCGCTTACCGCAAGGGCCGCAGATTTTGCATTCGGGGAATTAAAGAAAGGGAACCTTTAG
- a CDS encoding Dabb family protein produces the protein MQLKNIFIHHVFFWLKNPGSKEDLAALLAGLEKLSAVETIQQFHIGKPAATSREVIDGSYSFSWFLLFKNKADQDSYQVDPIHLNFVKECSHLWQKVVVYDTIDCQAEYSNDMRRSLF, from the coding sequence ATGCAATTGAAAAACATTTTTATTCACCATGTGTTCTTCTGGTTAAAAAATCCGGGTAGCAAAGAAGACCTTGCTGCATTGCTAGCCGGCCTTGAAAAATTATCTGCAGTTGAAACTATTCAACAATTTCACATTGGCAAACCAGCTGCAACGAGTCGTGAAGTTATAGATGGCTCTTATTCATTTTCATGGTTCCTGTTATTTAAAAACAAGGCAGACCAGGACAGTTACCAGGTTGATCCTATTCATTTGAATTTTGTGAAGGAGTGTTCGCATCTGTGGCAAAAAGTGGTGGTGTATGATACAATAGATTGCCAGGCAGAGTATAGCAACGATATGCGGCGTTCACTTTTTTAA
- a CDS encoding T9SS type A sorting domain-containing protein, which produces MNRILSLIVVMFFTIYLIPCKSSAQQKPSGRVAKIIRIKDLKCNIEIIGVVTDVNCFGDNTGGIDLTVTGTKGSVSYLWNDGSTEQNRDGLSAGTYTVMVKDETKRKSTASFTVTQPDAPLTIDPIIKQPSSDTKCDGSVVLDIAGGNPLYSISWSDGYTGSCRKGLCPGSTYRICVTDSNGCSATTKVKLTAPSNLISQSIDASTLVTKDITTVVASPNPTKGMVQLAITAKTNGTAVINIYDANGKILMNLKSNVLQGINNKTVDLTKYSKGIYHIEMLVDGQKKTTKIMLQ; this is translated from the coding sequence ATGAACCGAATTCTATCACTTATAGTTGTAATGTTTTTTACAATTTATCTGATTCCCTGTAAATCATCTGCACAGCAAAAGCCTTCAGGCAGAGTAGCAAAAATTATTCGCATCAAAGATCTCAAATGTAATATCGAGATAATAGGTGTGGTAACTGACGTAAATTGTTTCGGTGACAATACAGGTGGAATAGACTTGACTGTTACAGGTACAAAAGGTTCAGTAAGTTATTTATGGAATGATGGAAGTACAGAGCAGAACCGTGATGGATTAAGCGCAGGCACTTATACTGTAATGGTGAAAGATGAAACAAAGCGTAAATCTACTGCATCTTTTACTGTAACACAGCCCGATGCACCACTGACAATAGATCCCATTATAAAACAACCATCTTCTGACACTAAATGTGATGGTTCGGTGGTATTGGATATAGCCGGTGGAAATCCGCTTTATTCTATTTCGTGGAGCGATGGGTATACAGGCAGTTGCAGAAAAGGACTATGCCCCGGAAGTACATACAGAATATGTGTAACTGATTCAAATGGTTGTTCCGCTACTACTAAAGTAAAACTAACAGCACCATCAAATCTTATAAGTCAATCAATAGATGCTTCCACACTGGTTACAAAAGATATTACAACAGTTGTTGCATCGCCAAATCCAACAAAAGGAATGGTACAACTGGCCATAACTGCTAAAACAAATGGCACCGCGGTAATCAATATCTATGATGCAAATGGTAAAATATTAATGAACCTGAAATCAAATGTATTACAGGGTATTAATAACAAAACCGTTGATCTTACAAAATATTCAAAAGGTATATACCATATTGAGATGCTCGTTGATGGACAGAAAAAAACTACAAAAATTATGTTGCAATAA
- a CDS encoding chromate transporter, with the protein MQQKKPDYSLAQLTKYFLKLGTTGFGGPVALVGYMQRDLVEDRKWISEEEYKEGLALAQLAPGPLAAQLGMYIGFVHYGWLGATLAGLAFVIPSFIIVVLIGMAYKLFGGLPWMQAVFYGVGAAVIGIIAMSSYKLTTKSVSKFEWKAVKDRWLLWLFYILAAIITIVIQTEEILLFVGAGLIYMMVNAPPKWIQKNTAGVLLTGIGFWEFKSSTLIEIAIFFAKAGAFVFGSGLAIVPFLHGGVVKEYHWLDENQFVDAVAVAMITPGPVVITVGFIGYLVAGFPGASVAALATFLPCYLFTVLPAPYFKKIAKNVSIKAFVDGITAAVIGALVGAVIVIAKRSITDIPTGIIAVATILTLIYIKKIQEPYIILIAAILGVIIKTLQ; encoded by the coding sequence ATGCAGCAAAAGAAACCAGACTATTCATTAGCACAGCTTACCAAATATTTTCTCAAATTAGGCACGACAGGTTTTGGTGGCCCTGTGGCACTTGTAGGTTATATGCAAAGAGACCTTGTAGAAGATCGTAAATGGATATCAGAAGAAGAATATAAAGAAGGGCTTGCATTGGCGCAGTTGGCGCCAGGCCCATTAGCTGCCCAGTTGGGTATGTATATTGGTTTTGTACATTATGGCTGGTTGGGAGCAACACTTGCCGGGCTTGCCTTTGTGATACCATCTTTTATTATAGTGGTGCTTATTGGGATGGCGTATAAATTGTTTGGCGGGTTGCCGTGGATGCAGGCTGTATTTTATGGGGTAGGTGCTGCGGTAATAGGAATTATTGCCATGAGCTCTTATAAACTTACTACAAAATCGGTAAGCAAATTTGAATGGAAAGCTGTTAAAGATCGCTGGCTATTATGGTTGTTTTATATCCTTGCTGCAATAATAACTATTGTAATACAAACAGAAGAAATACTACTATTTGTAGGTGCTGGTCTTATTTATATGATGGTAAACGCACCTCCCAAATGGATACAAAAAAATACGGCCGGTGTATTACTTACAGGCATTGGTTTTTGGGAATTTAAAAGTAGTACATTGATTGAGATAGCCATATTTTTTGCAAAAGCAGGTGCTTTTGTTTTTGGCAGCGGACTGGCTATTGTACCTTTTTTACATGGTGGCGTTGTTAAAGAATATCACTGGCTGGATGAAAATCAATTTGTAGATGCAGTAGCCGTGGCAATGATTACCCCTGGCCCGGTGGTGATAACAGTTGGTTTTATTGGGTACTTAGTCGCTGGCTTTCCAGGCGCATCGGTTGCAGCTTTAGCAACTTTTCTTCCCTGTTATTTATTTACAGTTCTTCCCGCACCTTATTTTAAAAAAATTGCTAAGAATGTGTCAATTAAGGCATTTGTAGACGGCATTACAGCTGCTGTTATCGGTGCGTTAGTTGGTGCAGTAATAGTGATCGCAAAACGGTCAATAACTGATATTCCTACGGGTATTATTGCTGTTGCCACTATTTTGACGCTCATTTATATTAAAAAAATACAGGAGCCATATATAATATTAATTGCTGCGATACTGGGCGTAATTATTAAAACACTGCAATAG
- a CDS encoding porin — protein sequence MNKLLRLWTFTAALFLFSAGQTLKAQFLMDMVDTTKDVGKGILSIYKKYDHIRISGYMQPQFQAIQTKGAKSYSGGDFAPNVDNRFMMRRGRLRIDYIHFSDTKKPSVQFVFQFDGSEKGFFTRDFWGRIMENNTKLFSFTAGLFARPFGYELNLGSGDRESPERGRMSQSLMKVERDLGAMVSFEPRERTNWLKYVKLDAGVFNGPGLTATADYDSYKDFISRATLKPYPLQKNLSLSAGLSYFNGGLIQGDKYYYTLSSENGQKQFTIDSAQTNIGRKLPRKYYGIDAQLKWKYKNGGATELRAEYWRGTQTSSAATSETPAAVFSTDAYYARQFNGAFFYLLHSFDSHNQLGIKYDWYDPNTKLSGDEVSTASGSHAGDIRYNTLGMGYIHYFDENLKLVAWYEFIKNETTALDGYTSDIKDNVLTLRLQFKF from the coding sequence ATGAATAAATTGTTAAGACTCTGGACTTTTACCGCTGCTCTTTTTCTTTTCTCCGCAGGGCAAACCCTTAAAGCGCAGTTTCTTATGGACATGGTAGATACTACAAAAGATGTGGGTAAGGGGATACTTTCAATCTACAAAAAGTATGATCATATACGTATAAGTGGCTATATGCAACCACAATTTCAGGCAATCCAGACGAAAGGCGCAAAAAGTTATAGTGGTGGAGATTTTGCCCCAAATGTTGATAATCGCTTTATGATGAGAAGAGGTAGGCTTCGAATAGATTATATACATTTCAGCGATACTAAAAAGCCATCTGTGCAATTCGTTTTCCAGTTTGATGGCTCAGAAAAGGGATTTTTTACCCGCGACTTCTGGGGAAGGATCATGGAAAATAATACCAAACTATTTTCATTTACAGCCGGTCTTTTTGCGCGACCATTTGGGTATGAGCTGAATCTGGGTTCGGGGGACCGTGAATCACCCGAACGTGGCCGCATGTCTCAATCATTAATGAAAGTAGAACGGGACCTTGGTGCCATGGTATCTTTTGAACCTCGGGAACGCACCAATTGGTTGAAATATGTAAAGCTCGATGCTGGTGTTTTCAATGGCCCGGGTTTAACCGCTACAGCTGATTATGATTCTTATAAAGATTTTATAAGCCGGGCTACTTTAAAACCGTATCCTCTGCAAAAAAACCTTTCCTTATCTGCAGGTCTTTCTTACTTTAATGGTGGACTTATACAAGGAGACAAATATTATTACACACTCTCTTCTGAAAACGGACAAAAGCAATTTACCATAGATTCAGCGCAAACAAATATTGGCCGTAAATTACCAAGAAAATACTACGGTATTGATGCACAGTTAAAATGGAAATACAAAAATGGTGGGGCTACAGAATTGCGGGCAGAATACTGGCGGGGTACACAAACTTCTTCCGCCGCTACTTCTGAAACACCTGCTGCAGTATTCTCTACAGACGCTTATTATGCAAGACAATTTAATGGTGCTTTCTTTTACCTGCTGCATTCCTTTGATAGCCATAATCAATTGGGTATAAAATACGACTGGTACGACCCTAACACAAAATTATCCGGCGATGAAGTTAGTACTGCATCCGGCAGCCATGCAGGAGATATCAGGTACAATACACTTGGAATGGGGTACATACATTATTTTGATGAGAATCTTAAGCTGGTGGCCTGGTACGAATTTATAAAAAATGAAACTACTGCATTAGATGGGTATACCAGTGATATTAAAGACAATGTGCTCACGTTAAGACTGCAATTCAAATTTTAA
- a CDS encoding DUF47 domain-containing protein: MAFNLLKFFTAKDKVFYSLFEEIADTVAKMGVVLKQLVYETDVEKRNALVSQLETMEHINDELTHKVFTELGRNFITPFDREDIHYLASALDDIADYIYNAAKKIRFYRVNPNDPGIQKMADLIEMSSEHVKSAVMELRNMRNMRQITDALVKVNSIENQADDIYDMSIDRLFQSEPDVKEVIKKREIYQALENATDKCEDAGNVIESIIVKYA; the protein is encoded by the coding sequence ATGGCATTTAATCTCCTCAAATTCTTCACGGCTAAAGACAAAGTATTTTATTCACTTTTTGAAGAAATAGCAGATACGGTTGCAAAAATGGGTGTGGTATTGAAACAGCTTGTTTACGAAACGGATGTAGAAAAACGCAATGCCTTGGTTTCGCAGCTGGAAACAATGGAGCATATAAATGATGAACTTACACATAAGGTTTTTACAGAGCTTGGTCGCAATTTTATCACTCCTTTTGATCGTGAGGATATACATTATCTTGCCAGTGCTCTCGATGATATTGCTGATTATATATATAACGCCGCAAAGAAGATCAGGTTTTACCGCGTAAATCCTAATGACCCGGGTATTCAAAAAATGGCTGATTTAATAGAGATGAGTTCAGAACATGTAAAAAGTGCAGTAATGGAATTGCGTAATATGCGCAATATGCGACAGATTACTGATGCCCTGGTAAAAGTGAACAGCATAGAAAATCAGGCAGATGATATTTACGACATGAGCATTGATCGCTTATTCCAATCAGAACCAGATGTAAAAGAAGTGATCAAAAAAAGAGAAATATACCAGGCCCTGGAAAATGCAACAGACAAATGTGAAGATGCAGGAAATGTTATTGAATCAATTATTGTAAAATACGCTTAA
- a CDS encoding inorganic phosphate transporter produces MSILLITIIILAIGFDFINGFHDAANSIATIVSTKVLTPFQAVVWAAFFNFLAFFIFSDHSVANTVAKTVHEGSYDLYVVLSGVIAAICWNLLTWWYGIPSSSSHTLIGGFAGAAVAHSGFSGVNWSLDGGISLTLLFILLAPIVGMIISIFITLVTIQKNFWLKISIIIAVVASCLIFINFKKPFEFWALLVLGVIFIASYFYNYLKGENAYRTANMYKSLQLVSSAGLSIGHGGSDAQKVMGIIGAAMVAGHYIPTIADIPVWVPFVCYTAIGLGTMSGGWKIVKTMGTKITKVTPLEGVCAETAGAITLFAAANLGAPVSTTHTITGSIIGVGATKRLSAVRWGVTVSLIWAWILTIPVSGLLAAGIYSLIKLFI; encoded by the coding sequence ATGTCTATATTACTGATTACAATTATTATTCTTGCGATAGGCTTTGATTTTATTAACGGCTTTCATGATGCAGCCAACTCTATTGCCACCATCGTATCTACAAAAGTACTTACACCTTTTCAGGCCGTTGTGTGGGCAGCTTTTTTTAACTTCCTCGCTTTTTTTATTTTTAGTGATCACAGTGTTGCTAATACCGTGGCTAAAACAGTTCATGAAGGTAGCTATGACCTTTACGTAGTATTGTCAGGAGTTATTGCTGCCATTTGCTGGAACCTGCTGACGTGGTGGTACGGCATTCCATCTTCTTCATCACATACATTAATTGGAGGATTTGCTGGTGCTGCTGTTGCTCATTCAGGATTCAGTGGTGTAAACTGGTCTTTGGACGGAGGTATAAGCCTTACTTTACTTTTCATCTTATTGGCGCCAATTGTTGGAATGATCATTTCTATATTCATCACTTTAGTTACCATACAGAAAAATTTTTGGCTTAAAATATCAATTATAATTGCTGTTGTTGCAAGCTGTTTGATATTTATTAACTTCAAAAAGCCTTTCGAATTTTGGGCGCTCCTGGTGTTAGGGGTAATCTTTATTGCTTCTTATTTTTATAATTATCTGAAAGGAGAAAACGCCTATCGCACGGCTAACATGTACAAAAGCCTGCAGTTGGTTTCATCTGCCGGATTAAGCATTGGTCATGGCGGTAGTGATGCGCAAAAAGTTATGGGTATTATTGGGGCAGCAATGGTGGCAGGACATTATATACCCACAATTGCAGACATACCAGTGTGGGTTCCTTTTGTGTGTTACACTGCAATAGGTCTTGGCACCATGAGCGGAGGTTGGAAGATTGTAAAAACAATGGGTACAAAAATAACTAAAGTGACGCCGTTGGAAGGTGTTTGTGCAGAAACAGCCGGAGCAATAACACTTTTTGCCGCGGCTAATCTTGGTGCACCTGTAAGTACTACACACACAATTACGGGTTCTATTATCGGTGTGGGTGCCACAAAACGTCTTAGTGCTGTTCGCTGGGGTGTTACGGTAAGTCTTATATGGGCATGGATTCTTACTATTCCTGTGAGTGGATTGCTCGCTGCCGGCATTTATTCTCTCATTAAGCTTTTCATATAA